One window of Burkholderia vietnamiensis LMG 10929 genomic DNA carries:
- a CDS encoding phosphoglycolate phosphatase: MADSSLDACAPPDTGAPIRFAAPRIDAALIDLDGTMVDTADDFTAGLNGMLAQLGAPATSRDEVIGYVGKGSEHLIQSVLAPRFSQADAQARFDDALAIYQAEYAKINGRHTRLYPEVTAGLDALHAAGIRLACVTNKPHRFALELLEQYGLIDRFGIVLGGDSVARKKPDPLPMLAACDALGVAPHTAVAIGDSENDALAGRAAGMATLTVPYGYNHGKAIQTINSDGIVDSLLVAARAIAAHNAGRPTI; the protein is encoded by the coding sequence GTGGCCGATTCCTCGCTCGACGCTTGCGCGCCGCCCGACACCGGCGCCCCGATCCGTTTCGCGGCGCCGCGCATCGATGCGGCGCTGATCGACCTCGACGGCACGATGGTCGACACGGCCGACGATTTCACGGCCGGGCTGAACGGGATGCTCGCGCAGCTCGGCGCGCCGGCCACGTCGCGCGACGAGGTGATCGGCTACGTCGGCAAGGGCTCCGAGCATCTGATCCAGAGCGTGCTGGCGCCGCGCTTCTCGCAGGCCGACGCGCAAGCGCGCTTCGACGATGCGCTCGCGATCTACCAGGCCGAGTACGCGAAGATCAACGGCCGGCACACGCGGCTCTATCCGGAAGTGACCGCCGGCCTCGATGCGCTGCATGCGGCCGGCATCCGGCTCGCGTGCGTGACGAACAAGCCGCACCGCTTCGCGCTCGAGCTGCTCGAGCAATACGGGCTGATCGATCGTTTCGGCATCGTGCTCGGCGGCGACAGCGTCGCGCGCAAAAAGCCCGATCCACTGCCGATGCTCGCGGCATGCGACGCGCTCGGCGTGGCGCCGCACACGGCGGTCGCGATCGGCGACTCGGAGAACGATGCGCTGGCGGGCCGCGCAGCCGGGATGGCGACGCTGACGGTGCCGTACGGCTACAACCACGGCAAAGCTATACAAACGATAAATTCGGATGGTATAGTCGATTCGTTGCTGGTCGCAGCACGCGCGATCGCCGCGCACAACGCCGGCCGGCCAACCATCTGA
- the trpE gene encoding anthranilate synthase component I, protein MTELEFQSLANEGYNRIPLIAEALADLETPLSLYLKLAQPERAGANSFLLESVVGGERFGRYSFIGLPARTLVRARNGVSEVVRDGEVIETHDGDPFAFIESFQARFKVAQRPGLPRFCGGLAGYFGYDAVRYIEKKLANTAPRDDLGLPDIQLLLTEEVAVIDNLAGKLYLIIYADPAQPEAYTKGKQRLRELKQRLRTTVQPPVTSASVRTETFREFKKEDYLAAVRQAKEYIAAGELMQIQVGQRLTKPYRDNPLSLYRALRSLNPSPYMYYYNFGDFHVVGASPEILVRQEKRGDDQIVTIRPLAGTRPRGNTPERDAELATELLNDPKEIAEHVMLIDLARNDVGRIAQIGSVQVTDKMVIEKYSHVQHIVSSVEGKLKPGMTNYDVLRATFPAGTLSGAPKVRAMELIDELEPVKRGLYGGAVGYMSFSGEMDLAIAIRTGLIHNGNLYVQAAAGVVADSVPESEWQETENKARAVLRAAEQVQDGLDSDF, encoded by the coding sequence ATGACCGAACTCGAATTCCAATCGCTTGCGAACGAAGGCTACAACCGCATTCCGCTGATCGCGGAAGCACTCGCCGACCTCGAAACGCCGCTGTCCCTCTACCTGAAGCTGGCGCAGCCCGAACGCGCGGGCGCCAACTCGTTCCTGCTCGAATCGGTGGTGGGCGGCGAACGCTTCGGCCGCTACTCGTTCATCGGCCTGCCGGCACGCACGCTGGTGCGCGCCCGCAACGGCGTGTCCGAAGTCGTGCGCGACGGCGAGGTGATCGAAACGCACGACGGCGACCCGTTCGCCTTCATCGAGTCGTTCCAGGCGCGCTTCAAGGTCGCGCAGCGCCCGGGCCTGCCGCGCTTCTGCGGCGGCCTGGCCGGCTATTTCGGCTACGACGCCGTGCGCTACATCGAGAAGAAGCTGGCGAACACCGCGCCGCGCGACGATCTCGGCCTGCCCGACATCCAGCTGCTGCTCACCGAGGAAGTCGCGGTGATCGACAACCTCGCCGGCAAGCTGTACCTGATCATCTATGCCGACCCGGCGCAGCCCGAGGCGTACACGAAGGGCAAGCAGCGCCTGCGCGAACTGAAGCAGCGCCTGCGCACGACGGTGCAGCCGCCCGTCACGTCGGCGAGCGTGCGTACCGAGACGTTCCGCGAATTCAAGAAGGAAGACTATCTGGCCGCCGTGCGTCAGGCGAAGGAATACATCGCGGCCGGCGAGCTGATGCAGATCCAGGTCGGCCAGCGGCTGACCAAGCCGTACCGCGACAATCCGCTGTCGCTGTATCGCGCGCTGCGTTCGCTGAACCCGTCGCCGTACATGTATTACTACAACTTCGGCGATTTCCACGTGGTCGGCGCATCGCCGGAAATCCTCGTGCGCCAGGAAAAGCGCGGCGACGACCAGATCGTCACGATCCGGCCGCTGGCCGGCACGCGCCCGCGCGGCAACACGCCCGAGCGCGACGCCGAACTCGCGACCGAATTGCTGAACGACCCGAAGGAAATCGCCGAGCACGTGATGCTGATCGACCTCGCGCGCAACGACGTCGGCCGCATCGCGCAGATCGGCTCGGTGCAGGTGACCGACAAGATGGTGATCGAGAAGTACTCGCACGTGCAGCACATCGTCAGCTCGGTCGAGGGCAAGCTCAAGCCCGGCATGACGAACTACGACGTGCTGCGCGCGACGTTCCCGGCCGGCACGCTGTCGGGCGCGCCGAAGGTGCGCGCGATGGAGCTGATCGACGAGCTCGAGCCGGTCAAGCGCGGGCTGTACGGCGGCGCGGTCGGCTACATGTCGTTCTCGGGCGAGATGGACCTCGCGATCGCGATCCGCACGGGCCTGATCCACAACGGCAACCTGTACGTGCAGGCGGCGGCGGGCGTCGTCGCCGACTCGGTGCCCGAATCCGAATGGCAAGAGACCGAAAACAAGGCGCGCGCGGTGCTGCGTGCGGCCGAACAGGTCCAGGACGGCCTCGATAGCGACTTCTGA